Proteins from a single region of Synchiropus splendidus isolate RoL2022-P1 chromosome 3, RoL_Sspl_1.0, whole genome shotgun sequence:
- the ezh2 gene encoding histone-lysine N-methyltransferase EZH2 isoform X3 — MVLTGKRSEKGPACWKKRVKSEYMKLRQLKRFRRAGEVKSMFNTNRMKIMERTDILNQEWKTRRIQPAHIMTSVGSLRGTRECTVDSCFSEFPRQVIPLKTLNAVASVPVMYSWSPLQQNFMVEDETVLHNIPYMGDEILDQDGTFIEELIKNYDGKVHGDRECGFINDEIFVELVGALAQYSDQEEEDEEDEEEEERDYKMDVERPAPEGRALGGDGGGRKFPSDKIFEAISSMFPDKGSTEELKEKYKELTEQQLPGALPPECTPNIDGPHARSVQREQSLHSFHTLFCRRCFKYDCFLHPFHATPNTYKRKNLENLVDSKPCGLDCYMYLLQVSRRNRRRRHAPPLNAVSLQDGMAGDLPLGGAERPKTPSKRSAGRRRGRLPNGSSRPSTPTVSSETKDTDSEREGSKDEERDGEKDDEDKKDDNTSSSEGNSRCQTPVKMKLSGEAEAVDWSGAEASLFRVLIGTYYDNYCAIARLIATKTCRQVYEFRVKESSIIARAPAEDEDTPPRKKKRKHRLWATHCRKIQLKKDGSSNHVYNYQPCDHPRQPCDSSCPCVTAQNFCEKFCQCSSECQNRFPGCRCKAQCNTKQCPCYLAVRECDPDLCLTCGAADHWDSKNVSCKNCSIQRGAKKHLLLAPSDVAGWGIFIKEPVQKNEFISEYCGEIISQDEADRRGKVYDKYMCSFLFNLNNDFVVDATRKGNKIRFANHSVNPNCYAKVMMVNGDHRIGIFAKRAIQTGEELFFDYRYSQADALKYVGIEREMEMA, encoded by the exons ATGGTGCTGACTGGGAAGCGCTCGGAGAAAGGCCCGGCCTGCTGGAAGAAGAGGGTCAAGTCTGAGTACATGAAGCTGCGGCAGCTCAAGCGCTTCAGACGGGCCGGCGAGGTCAAG AGCATGTTCAACACCAACCGCATGAAGATCATGGAGCGCACCGACATCCTGAACCAGGAGTGGAAGACCCGGAGGATCCAGCCGGCCCACATCATGACGTCGGTGGGCTCGCTGCGAGGAACGCGAGAG TGCACCGTGGACAGCTGCTTCTCCGAGTTCCCCCGGCAGGTCATCCCGCTGAAGACGCTCAACGCCGTGGCGTCGGTGCCGGTCATGTACTCCTGGTCGCCGCTGCAGCAGAACTTCATG GTGGAAGACGAGACGGTGCTGCACAACATCCCCTACATGGGCGACGAGATCCTGGACCAGGACGGAACCTTCATCGAGGAGCTCATCAAGAACTATGACGGGAAAGTCCACGGAGACCGAG AGTGCGGCTTCATCAACGATGAGATCTTCGTGGAGCTGGTGGGCGCTCTGGCTCAGTACAGcgaccaggaggaggaggacgaggaggacgaggaggaggaagagcgggACTACAAGATGGACGtggagcgcccggcccccgaGG GTCGAGCGCTTGGCGGTGACGGCGGCGGCAGGAAGTTCCCCTCCGACAAGATCTTTGAGGCCATTTCCTCCATGTTCCCGGACAAGGGTTCCAccgaggagctgaaggagaa GTACAAGGAGCTGACGGAGCAGCAGCTGCCGGGCGCCCTGCCGCCCGAGTGCACGCCCAACATCGACGGGCCGCACGCCCGCTCCGTGCAGCGCGAGCAGAGCCTGCACTCCTTCCACACGCTCTTCTGCCGCCGCTGCTTCAAATACGACTGCTTCCTGCACC CCTTCCACGCCACGCCCAACACCTACAAGCGCAAGAACCTGGAGAACCTGGTGGACAGCAAGCCGTGCGGCCTGGACTGCTACATgtacctgctgcaggtgagccGCCGcaaccgccgccgccgccatgcACCACCTCTCAATGCTGTGTCCCTCCAGGACGGGATGGCTGGCGACTTGCCTCTAGGCGGCGCTGAACGTCCCAAGACGCCATCCAAGCGCTCGGCGGGCCGCCGCCGTGGGCGTCTGCCCAACGGCAGCAGCCGCCCCAGCACGCCCACCGTCTCCTCCGAGACCAAGGACACGGACAGCGAGCGTGAGGGCAGCAAGGACGAGGAGCGGGACGGCGAGAAGGACGACGAGGACAAGAAGGACGACAACACCAGCAGCTCCG AAGGAAACTCACGCTGCCAGACTCCGGTGAAGATGAAGCtgagcggcgaggcggaggcagTGGACTGGAGTGGCGCCGAGGCCTCGCTGTTCCGCGTTCTGATCGGAACCTACTACGACAACTACTGTGCCATCGCGCGGCTCATCGCCACCAAGACCTGCagacag GTGTACGAGTTCCGAGTGAAGGAGTCCAGCATCATCGCCCGAGCGCCCGCCGAGGACGAGGACACGCCGCCGcgcaagaagaagaggaagcaccGGCTGTGGGCCACGCACTGCCGCAAGATCCAGCTGAAGAAAG ACGGCTCCTCCAACCACGTCTACAACTACCAGCCGTGCGACCACCCGCGCCAGCCCTGCGACTCCTCCTGCCCCTGCGTGACGGCGCAGAACTTCTGCGAGAAGTTCTGCCAGTGCAGCTCCGAGT GCCAGAACCGCTTCCCGGGCTGTCGGTGCAAAGCCCAGTGCAACACCAAGCAGTGCCCCTGCTACCTGGCGGTGCGCGAGTGCGACCCGGACCTGTGCCTGACATGCGGCGCTGCCGACCACTGGGACAGCAAGAACGTGTCCTGCAAGAACTGCTCCATCCAGCGAGGCGCCAAGAAG CACCTCCTGCTGGCGCCCTCCGACGTGGCGGGTTGGGGAATCTTCATCAAGGAGCCGGTCCAGAAGAACGAGTTCATCTCCGAGTACTGTGGCGAG ATCATCTCTCAGGACGAAGCCGACCGCAGAGGGAAGGTGTACGACAAGTACATGTGCAGCTTCCTCTTCAACCTCAACAACG ATTTTGTGGTGGATGCGACCAGGAAGGGAAACAAGATCCGCTTCGCCAACCACTCCGTCAACCCCAACTGCTACGCTAAAG TGATGATGGTGAACGGCGACCACCGGATCGGGATCTTTGCCAAGCGAGCCATTCAGACAGGGGAGGAGCTGTTCTTCGACTACAG GTACAGTCAGGCCGACGCCCTCAAGTACGTGGGGATCGAGCGAGAGATGGAGATGGCCTGA
- the ezh2 gene encoding histone-lysine N-methyltransferase EZH2 isoform X1 — protein sequence MVLTGKRSEKGPACWKKRVKSEYMKLRQLKRFRRAGEVKSMFNTNRMKIMERTDILNQEWKTRRIQPAHIMTSVGSLRGTRECTVDSCFSEFPRQVIPLKTLNAVASVPVMYSWSPLQQNFMVEDETVLHNIPYMGDEILDQDGTFIEELIKNYDGKVHGDRECGFINDEIFVELVGALAQYSDQEEEDEEDEEEEERDYKMDVERPAPEGESGPPAPGPSLRTWLLASAGRALGGDGGGRKFPSDKIFEAISSMFPDKGSTEELKEKYKELTEQQLPGALPPECTPNIDGPHARSVQREQSLHSFHTLFCRRCFKYDCFLHPFHATPNTYKRKNLENLVDSKPCGLDCYMYLLQVSRRNRRRRHAPPLNAVSLQDGMAGDLPLGGAERPKTPSKRSAGRRRGRLPNGSSRPSTPTVSSETKDTDSEREGSKDEERDGEKDDEDKKDDNTSSSEGNSRCQTPVKMKLSGEAEAVDWSGAEASLFRVLIGTYYDNYCAIARLIATKTCRQVYEFRVKESSIIARAPAEDEDTPPRKKKRKHRLWATHCRKIQLKKDGSSNHVYNYQPCDHPRQPCDSSCPCVTAQNFCEKFCQCSSECQNRFPGCRCKAQCNTKQCPCYLAVRECDPDLCLTCGAADHWDSKNVSCKNCSIQRGAKKHLLLAPSDVAGWGIFIKEPVQKNEFISEYCGEIISQDEADRRGKVYDKYMCSFLFNLNNDFVVDATRKGNKIRFANHSVNPNCYAKVMMVNGDHRIGIFAKRAIQTGEELFFDYRYSQADALKYVGIEREMEMA from the exons ATGGTGCTGACTGGGAAGCGCTCGGAGAAAGGCCCGGCCTGCTGGAAGAAGAGGGTCAAGTCTGAGTACATGAAGCTGCGGCAGCTCAAGCGCTTCAGACGGGCCGGCGAGGTCAAG AGCATGTTCAACACCAACCGCATGAAGATCATGGAGCGCACCGACATCCTGAACCAGGAGTGGAAGACCCGGAGGATCCAGCCGGCCCACATCATGACGTCGGTGGGCTCGCTGCGAGGAACGCGAGAG TGCACCGTGGACAGCTGCTTCTCCGAGTTCCCCCGGCAGGTCATCCCGCTGAAGACGCTCAACGCCGTGGCGTCGGTGCCGGTCATGTACTCCTGGTCGCCGCTGCAGCAGAACTTCATG GTGGAAGACGAGACGGTGCTGCACAACATCCCCTACATGGGCGACGAGATCCTGGACCAGGACGGAACCTTCATCGAGGAGCTCATCAAGAACTATGACGGGAAAGTCCACGGAGACCGAG AGTGCGGCTTCATCAACGATGAGATCTTCGTGGAGCTGGTGGGCGCTCTGGCTCAGTACAGcgaccaggaggaggaggacgaggaggacgaggaggaggaagagcgggACTACAAGATGGACGtggagcgcccggcccccgaGGGTGAGTCTGGACCTCCTGCTCCGGGCCCCAGTCTCAGGACCTGGCTCTTGGCGTCTGCAGGTCGAGCGCTTGGCGGTGACGGCGGCGGCAGGAAGTTCCCCTCCGACAAGATCTTTGAGGCCATTTCCTCCATGTTCCCGGACAAGGGTTCCAccgaggagctgaaggagaa GTACAAGGAGCTGACGGAGCAGCAGCTGCCGGGCGCCCTGCCGCCCGAGTGCACGCCCAACATCGACGGGCCGCACGCCCGCTCCGTGCAGCGCGAGCAGAGCCTGCACTCCTTCCACACGCTCTTCTGCCGCCGCTGCTTCAAATACGACTGCTTCCTGCACC CCTTCCACGCCACGCCCAACACCTACAAGCGCAAGAACCTGGAGAACCTGGTGGACAGCAAGCCGTGCGGCCTGGACTGCTACATgtacctgctgcaggtgagccGCCGcaaccgccgccgccgccatgcACCACCTCTCAATGCTGTGTCCCTCCAGGACGGGATGGCTGGCGACTTGCCTCTAGGCGGCGCTGAACGTCCCAAGACGCCATCCAAGCGCTCGGCGGGCCGCCGCCGTGGGCGTCTGCCCAACGGCAGCAGCCGCCCCAGCACGCCCACCGTCTCCTCCGAGACCAAGGACACGGACAGCGAGCGTGAGGGCAGCAAGGACGAGGAGCGGGACGGCGAGAAGGACGACGAGGACAAGAAGGACGACAACACCAGCAGCTCCG AAGGAAACTCACGCTGCCAGACTCCGGTGAAGATGAAGCtgagcggcgaggcggaggcagTGGACTGGAGTGGCGCCGAGGCCTCGCTGTTCCGCGTTCTGATCGGAACCTACTACGACAACTACTGTGCCATCGCGCGGCTCATCGCCACCAAGACCTGCagacag GTGTACGAGTTCCGAGTGAAGGAGTCCAGCATCATCGCCCGAGCGCCCGCCGAGGACGAGGACACGCCGCCGcgcaagaagaagaggaagcaccGGCTGTGGGCCACGCACTGCCGCAAGATCCAGCTGAAGAAAG ACGGCTCCTCCAACCACGTCTACAACTACCAGCCGTGCGACCACCCGCGCCAGCCCTGCGACTCCTCCTGCCCCTGCGTGACGGCGCAGAACTTCTGCGAGAAGTTCTGCCAGTGCAGCTCCGAGT GCCAGAACCGCTTCCCGGGCTGTCGGTGCAAAGCCCAGTGCAACACCAAGCAGTGCCCCTGCTACCTGGCGGTGCGCGAGTGCGACCCGGACCTGTGCCTGACATGCGGCGCTGCCGACCACTGGGACAGCAAGAACGTGTCCTGCAAGAACTGCTCCATCCAGCGAGGCGCCAAGAAG CACCTCCTGCTGGCGCCCTCCGACGTGGCGGGTTGGGGAATCTTCATCAAGGAGCCGGTCCAGAAGAACGAGTTCATCTCCGAGTACTGTGGCGAG ATCATCTCTCAGGACGAAGCCGACCGCAGAGGGAAGGTGTACGACAAGTACATGTGCAGCTTCCTCTTCAACCTCAACAACG ATTTTGTGGTGGATGCGACCAGGAAGGGAAACAAGATCCGCTTCGCCAACCACTCCGTCAACCCCAACTGCTACGCTAAAG TGATGATGGTGAACGGCGACCACCGGATCGGGATCTTTGCCAAGCGAGCCATTCAGACAGGGGAGGAGCTGTTCTTCGACTACAG GTACAGTCAGGCCGACGCCCTCAAGTACGTGGGGATCGAGCGAGAGATGGAGATGGCCTGA
- the ezh2 gene encoding histone-lysine N-methyltransferase EZH2 isoform X2: MVLTGKRSEKGPACWKKRVKSEYMKLRQLKRFRRAGEVKSMFNTNRMKIMERTDILNQEWKTRRIQPAHIMTSVGSLRGTRECTVDSCFSEFPRQVIPLKTLNAVASVPVMYSWSPLQQNFMVEDETVLHNIPYMGDEILDQDGTFIEELIKNYDGKVHGDRECGFINDEIFVELVGALAQYSDQEEEDEEDEEEEERDYKMDVERPAPEGESGPPAPGPSLRTWLLASAGRALGGDGGGRKFPSDKIFEAISSMFPDKGSTEELKEKYKELTEQQLPGALPPECTPNIDGPHARSVQREQSLHSFHTLFCRRCFKYDCFLHPFHATPNTYKRKNLENLVDSKPCGLDCYMYLLQDGMAGDLPLGGAERPKTPSKRSAGRRRGRLPNGSSRPSTPTVSSETKDTDSEREGSKDEERDGEKDDEDKKDDNTSSSEGNSRCQTPVKMKLSGEAEAVDWSGAEASLFRVLIGTYYDNYCAIARLIATKTCRQVYEFRVKESSIIARAPAEDEDTPPRKKKRKHRLWATHCRKIQLKKDGSSNHVYNYQPCDHPRQPCDSSCPCVTAQNFCEKFCQCSSECQNRFPGCRCKAQCNTKQCPCYLAVRECDPDLCLTCGAADHWDSKNVSCKNCSIQRGAKKHLLLAPSDVAGWGIFIKEPVQKNEFISEYCGEIISQDEADRRGKVYDKYMCSFLFNLNNDFVVDATRKGNKIRFANHSVNPNCYAKVMMVNGDHRIGIFAKRAIQTGEELFFDYRYSQADALKYVGIEREMEMA; encoded by the exons ATGGTGCTGACTGGGAAGCGCTCGGAGAAAGGCCCGGCCTGCTGGAAGAAGAGGGTCAAGTCTGAGTACATGAAGCTGCGGCAGCTCAAGCGCTTCAGACGGGCCGGCGAGGTCAAG AGCATGTTCAACACCAACCGCATGAAGATCATGGAGCGCACCGACATCCTGAACCAGGAGTGGAAGACCCGGAGGATCCAGCCGGCCCACATCATGACGTCGGTGGGCTCGCTGCGAGGAACGCGAGAG TGCACCGTGGACAGCTGCTTCTCCGAGTTCCCCCGGCAGGTCATCCCGCTGAAGACGCTCAACGCCGTGGCGTCGGTGCCGGTCATGTACTCCTGGTCGCCGCTGCAGCAGAACTTCATG GTGGAAGACGAGACGGTGCTGCACAACATCCCCTACATGGGCGACGAGATCCTGGACCAGGACGGAACCTTCATCGAGGAGCTCATCAAGAACTATGACGGGAAAGTCCACGGAGACCGAG AGTGCGGCTTCATCAACGATGAGATCTTCGTGGAGCTGGTGGGCGCTCTGGCTCAGTACAGcgaccaggaggaggaggacgaggaggacgaggaggaggaagagcgggACTACAAGATGGACGtggagcgcccggcccccgaGGGTGAGTCTGGACCTCCTGCTCCGGGCCCCAGTCTCAGGACCTGGCTCTTGGCGTCTGCAGGTCGAGCGCTTGGCGGTGACGGCGGCGGCAGGAAGTTCCCCTCCGACAAGATCTTTGAGGCCATTTCCTCCATGTTCCCGGACAAGGGTTCCAccgaggagctgaaggagaa GTACAAGGAGCTGACGGAGCAGCAGCTGCCGGGCGCCCTGCCGCCCGAGTGCACGCCCAACATCGACGGGCCGCACGCCCGCTCCGTGCAGCGCGAGCAGAGCCTGCACTCCTTCCACACGCTCTTCTGCCGCCGCTGCTTCAAATACGACTGCTTCCTGCACC CCTTCCACGCCACGCCCAACACCTACAAGCGCAAGAACCTGGAGAACCTGGTGGACAGCAAGCCGTGCGGCCTGGACTGCTACATgtacctgctgcag GACGGGATGGCTGGCGACTTGCCTCTAGGCGGCGCTGAACGTCCCAAGACGCCATCCAAGCGCTCGGCGGGCCGCCGCCGTGGGCGTCTGCCCAACGGCAGCAGCCGCCCCAGCACGCCCACCGTCTCCTCCGAGACCAAGGACACGGACAGCGAGCGTGAGGGCAGCAAGGACGAGGAGCGGGACGGCGAGAAGGACGACGAGGACAAGAAGGACGACAACACCAGCAGCTCCG AAGGAAACTCACGCTGCCAGACTCCGGTGAAGATGAAGCtgagcggcgaggcggaggcagTGGACTGGAGTGGCGCCGAGGCCTCGCTGTTCCGCGTTCTGATCGGAACCTACTACGACAACTACTGTGCCATCGCGCGGCTCATCGCCACCAAGACCTGCagacag GTGTACGAGTTCCGAGTGAAGGAGTCCAGCATCATCGCCCGAGCGCCCGCCGAGGACGAGGACACGCCGCCGcgcaagaagaagaggaagcaccGGCTGTGGGCCACGCACTGCCGCAAGATCCAGCTGAAGAAAG ACGGCTCCTCCAACCACGTCTACAACTACCAGCCGTGCGACCACCCGCGCCAGCCCTGCGACTCCTCCTGCCCCTGCGTGACGGCGCAGAACTTCTGCGAGAAGTTCTGCCAGTGCAGCTCCGAGT GCCAGAACCGCTTCCCGGGCTGTCGGTGCAAAGCCCAGTGCAACACCAAGCAGTGCCCCTGCTACCTGGCGGTGCGCGAGTGCGACCCGGACCTGTGCCTGACATGCGGCGCTGCCGACCACTGGGACAGCAAGAACGTGTCCTGCAAGAACTGCTCCATCCAGCGAGGCGCCAAGAAG CACCTCCTGCTGGCGCCCTCCGACGTGGCGGGTTGGGGAATCTTCATCAAGGAGCCGGTCCAGAAGAACGAGTTCATCTCCGAGTACTGTGGCGAG ATCATCTCTCAGGACGAAGCCGACCGCAGAGGGAAGGTGTACGACAAGTACATGTGCAGCTTCCTCTTCAACCTCAACAACG ATTTTGTGGTGGATGCGACCAGGAAGGGAAACAAGATCCGCTTCGCCAACCACTCCGTCAACCCCAACTGCTACGCTAAAG TGATGATGGTGAACGGCGACCACCGGATCGGGATCTTTGCCAAGCGAGCCATTCAGACAGGGGAGGAGCTGTTCTTCGACTACAG GTACAGTCAGGCCGACGCCCTCAAGTACGTGGGGATCGAGCGAGAGATGGAGATGGCCTGA